The following proteins are encoded in a genomic region of Magnolia sinica isolate HGM2019 chromosome 1, MsV1, whole genome shotgun sequence:
- the LOC131250087 gene encoding (RS)-norcoclaurine 6-O-methyltransferase-like, with translation MQGKAGISAFERLYGESMWTNASKHPKLNGIFNNAMVGGARSVVPALIDGYGEVFQGLTSLVDIGGGIGTTLQSIAKAFPHIKCTVLDLPHVVETAPSCPEVEFVAGNMFSFIPKADAVMLMVTYHSLLSRAMGVPV, from the coding sequence ATGCAAGGGAAGGCCGGTATATCTGCCTTCGAGAGGCTGTATGGAGAGAGCATGTGGACCAATGCTTCTAAGCATCCTAAGCTCAACGGCATCTTCAATAACGCAATGGTTGGTGGGGCCCGATCAGTGGTTCCAGCCTTGATCGACGGCTATGGGGAAGTGTTCCAAGGGTTAACGTCTTTGGTGGACATTGGAGGCGGTATTGGCACGACCTTACAGTCCATCGCCAAGGCATTTCCCCACATCAAGTGTACCGTACTAGATCTTCCTCATGTGGTAGAGACAGCACCCAGCTGTCCAGAAGTGGAGTTTGTTGCAGGAAACATGTTCTCTTTCATACCCAAGGCCGACGCTGTTATGCTGATGGTAACGTATCACTCTCTTCTTTCTAGAGCAATGGGTGTTCCTGTTTAA